From the genome of Notolabrus celidotus isolate fNotCel1 chromosome 5, fNotCel1.pri, whole genome shotgun sequence, one region includes:
- the foxred1 gene encoding FAD-dependent oxidoreductase domain-containing protein 1 gives MSTWRRLQVKARTARGFLTSGLVTERHTWLYGHTPLCQTFSTGTPLRNDFFKDLEAQLAAMRKKAADALPGSSWTPFDINPNLPPERADIVIVGGGVMGWSIAYWLKQKEMMRGGVRVVVVEKDPTYSRASTVLSAGGIRQQFSLPENIHLSLASAHFMRNINEHLGVLNEDPVDLQFNHSGYLFLASEDVAHIMEENYNTQRDAGAKVRLLSPTQLKEKFPWINTDSVALASYGLENEGSFDPWTLLNAFRRKAMSLGVIQCCGEVTGMDFRSHVMTTTEGERLELRRIGSVKVQMPNSLEYQPVECAIVVNAAGAFSGKLAEMVGIGLGTKDTIAGIPLPVEPRKRYVYVVHCPDGPGLDTPFLIDYSGVYFRREGLGGNYIAGASPEESEEPDTSDLEVDHKFFEEKVWPSLALRVPAFEKLKVTSAWAGFYDYNSFDQNGIIGMHPLVNNMFFATGFSGHGLQHSPAVGRAVAELILDGNFKTLDLSGLGFRRIMTQEPMLERNIV, from the exons ATGTCCACGTGGCGCAGGCTGCAGGTAAAGGCGCGGACAGCTCGTGGATTCCTCACCTCAGGACTGGTGACAGAGAGGCACACATGGCTGTACGGACACACACCTTTATGTCAAACCTTCAGTACAGGCACACCTCTGCGGAATGACTTCTTTAAAG ATCTGGAGGCCCAGCTGGCAGCCATGAGGAAGAAGGCGGCAGACGCTCTGCCGGGGAGCAGCTGGACCCCCTTCGATATCAACCCGAACCTCCCGCCGGAGAGGGCCGACATCGTGATAGTAGGAGGGGGTGTGATGGGCTGGTCCATCGCCTACTGGCTGAAGCAGAAGGAGATGATGCGAGGAGGAGTACGAGTTGTAGTGGTGGAGAAGGATCCAACG TACTCACGGGCGTCCACGGTTCTTTCAGCCGGGGGAATCAGACAACAGTTCTCCTTACCCGAGAACATCCACCTTTCTCTGGCCTCTGCACACTTCATGAGGAACATCAAT GAACACCTCGGTGTGTTGAATGAAGACCCGGTTGACCTGCAGTTCAACCATTCAGGATACCTCTTCCTGGCCAGCGAGGACGTGGCTCACATCATGGAGGAGAACTACAACACCCAGAG GGACGCTGGAGCCAAAGTTAGACTTCTGTCTCCAACACAGCTGAAGGAGAAATTCCCGTGGATCAATACAGACAGTGTGGCGCTCGCTTCATACG GGTTGGAGAACGAGGGCTCGTTCGACCCGTGGACTCTGCTTAACGCCTTCAGGAGGAAGGCCATGTCTCTGGGAGTCATTCAGTGCTGCggagaagttacag GAATGGACTTTAGATCACACGTGATGACGACCACTGAAGGTGAACGATTAGAGCTGAGGAGAATTGGATCTGTCAAA GTGCAGATGCCGAACAGTCTGGAGTACCAGCCGGTGGAGTGTGCCATTGTTGTGAATGCAGCAGGAGCCTTTTCTGGTAAACTGGCAGAGATGGTGGGAATCGGCCTCGGCACCAAAGACACCATCGCTGGAATCCCACTGCCCGTCGAGCCTCGTAAAAG GTATGTGTATGTGGTCCACTGTCCTGACGGTCCGGGTCTCGACACTCCTTTCCTGATCGATTACTCTGGCGTTTACTTCAGGAGAGAGGGGTTAGGTGGGAACTACATCGCTGGAGCTTCACCTGAGGAG TCAGAAGAGCCGGACACCAGTGACCTGGAGGTGGATCACAAGTTCTTTGAGGAAAAAGTTTGGCCCAGTTTGGCTCTTCGTGTTCCTGCATTTGAGAAACTAAAG GTGACCAGCGCGTGGGCCGGTTTCTATGACTACAACTCCTTCGACCAGAATGGCATCATCGGCATGCACCCGCTCGTCAACAACATGTTTTTCGCCACCGGTTTCAGTGGACACGGCCTGCAGCACTCCCCCGCGGTAGGGCGTGCCGTGGCAGAGCTGATCTTGGATGGGAACTTCAAAACTTTGGACTTAAGCGGACTCGGCTTCAGACGAATCATGACCCAGGAGCCGATGCTGGAGAGGAACATCGTGTAG
- the kcnj1b gene encoding ATP-sensitive inward rectifier potassium channel 1b: MVSKRSSRMFQLLQGHIQPAGLRSCKNRLVTKDGRCNIEFGSTEYSNHYAYLVDFWTTFVEIRWRFVLVLFVAAFTGSWFIFSLLWYWIAKNNGDLMGQNRTDGHVKCIENVHSLTTAFLYSLETQTTIGYGGRALTGHCAGTVALIMIQSLIGVFINCFMCGVILAKISLPKRRGKTVTFSDTAVICLKKGSLCLLIRVANLRKTLLIGSQIYGKLLRTTTSPDGETNILDQVDIDFMVDAGKDNLFFVCPLTLYHVINRSSPFYGLSADSLPLQDFELVVFLDGTAESTSSACQVRTSYIPQEIQWGYSFLPIISRTNTGKYRVDFSNFSRSIQVTTPHCVQCFEADADQKNHNSHNGENHNNQKKRGVDNLGFEVIDIHDSMDITKM, encoded by the exons ATGGTCTCAAAAAGAAG CTCCAGGATGTTCCAGCTGCTCCAGGGTCACATCCAGCCGGCTGGACTCCGAAGCTGCAAAAACCGCCTGGTCACCAAAGACGGGCGCTGCAACATTGAGTTTGGCAGCACTGAATACAGCAACCACTACGCCTACCTGGTAGACTTCTGGACCACCTTCGTGGAGATCCGCTGGCGCTTTGTTCTCGTCCTGTTTGTCGCTGCGTTCACTGGCAGCTGGTTCATCTTCAGTCTACTGTGGTACTGGATCGCAAAGAACAACGGGGATCTGATGGGACAGAATCGCACAGATGGACATGTCAAGTGTATAGAAAACGTTCACAGCCTAACAACAGCCTTCCTCTACTCTTTGGAGACACAGACCACCATCGGGTACGGCGGCAGAGCGTTGACTGGGCACTGTGCTGGAACGGTGGCTCTGATAATGATCCAGTCTCTGATCGGCGTCTTCATCAATTGTTTCATGTGCGGGGTCATCTTAGCTAAGATCTCCTTACCTAAAAGACGGGGAAAAACCGTAACCTTCAGCGACACAGCCGTCATCTGCCTGAAGAAAGGAAGTCTGTGTCTCCTGATCCGAGTAGCCAACCTCCGAAAGACTTTATTAATTGGCAGCCAGATCTACGGAAAGCTGCTTAGGACAACAACGAGTCCAGATGGAGAGACCAACATCCTGGATCAGGTGGACATTGACTTCATGGTCGATGCCGGCAAGGATAACTTGTTTTTTGTCTGCCCTTTGACTCTGTACCATGTGATAAACAGATCAAGCCCGTTTTATGGGCTGTCGGCTGATTCTCTCCCCCTGCAGGACTTTGAGTTGGTAGTCTTTCTGGACGGGACGGCCGAGTCCACTAGCTCTGCTTGTCAGGTCCGAACCTCCTACATCCCACAGGAGATACAGTGGGGGTACAGTTTCCTGCCAATCATTTCCCGCACCAACACAGGAAAGTACCGCGTGGATTTCTCAAACTTTTCCAGGAGCATTCAGGTCACCACGCCACACTGCGTCCAGTGCTTCGAAGCAGACGCAGACCAGAAAAACCACAACAGCCACAACGGAGAGAACCACAACAATCAGAAGAAACGGGGGGTCGACAACCTGGGGTTCGAAGTCATCGATATTCACGACTCAATGGACATCACCAAAATGTGA